The sequence CGCCGGACGCGCGCGACGCGCCCGTAGGCCAGCGCCACAGCGAGCTCCCCGAGAGCCGCGCCCCGGTCCCGCCGTCGCGCGCGCGCGCCCTGCCGCCGGCCGTCGCGCTCCCGTCGAGCCCGGGGTGGGTCGACGCCCTGGAACGTCCGCCTGTCCACGCGTCGCCATCGCGCGGCCAGCTCCCCTCGTCGAGCCGAGGCACCGGCGGCGCCAGCGCTCCGGCGGAGGTCGCTGGGCAAAAGGGCGATCGAAGCGCCGAGGGGGCGGACCGCGCGACGACCGCGGAGCCCCACGAGAAGCCGGCGGGTCCGCAGGAAGAGGCGGGCTGCCGGACGGCGGAGGATCTGACGAGCGAGGTCGAGGCGATGTGCGACGCGCAGGGCCTCGTCCTCGCCGACGTCAGGCTGCTCGATCCGTGCAGAGACGGCGGCTACCGCAGCGTCGAGCACACGTGCGTCGACGACGAGCCGACCGAGTGCTGGCGCGGCCAGCTCGGCGACGGCCTCACCTGCCATGACAGCGGCGATCTGAAGGATCAGGCCTACATCACGTGCCGCAACCAGGGCGCGGATCTCACCGAGTTCACTTACGACCGGGGCGTCCCTGGATGCAGCGGCAGCGAGACGACGGGGGCCGTCTATGCGTGTTGCCCGGCGGCGGAGCCGCTTCCGTCGCGCCTGTGCTGGACGACCAAGATCGACCACGGGGACGTGTGCCAGGCGCAGTCGACGCTCGGTGACGAGGCCAGCGCCATGTGCGCGGACGCCGGGCAGCAGATCTTCCACATCTGGTACAACTCCGGCACCGCGAGCTGCCCCGAGGCGCACGACACGAGCGCGCTCTTCACCTGCTGCCCGTGAGCCGCGATCGCGAGGTGGCCTGACGGAGGAAACCGGCAGGCCCGCCGCGGTTGATGAAGAGCGGAACGACGAGGAGAGCGCGCCGACCGGGGCTCCGGCGGCGCGCGCGTCGAAGCTGTCCCGGGCTGGGCCGGGCTTGATGGAGGACTCCATGCGATTTTTCGTTGCGACCGGTCTCTCGCTCTGTCTCTCGATCTCGGGTCTTCTCGCCGGCGCGGGCTGCATCAGCGCCGAGGTGCCGGACCCTGACAGCGGAACGGACTCCGCGGGCGTGAAGAGCGCGAAGAGCGACGGCGTGGAGGACGGTTCGAGCGGCGATGGCGAGGCGAAGCCGCCGCCCCCGCCGTCCGACGATGGCGAGGCGACGCCCGCGCCGCCCCCGTCGCTCCCGCCCCCGCCGGCCCTGCCCCCTCCGCCGCCCCTGCCGGAGACGTGCTGGAGCGGCGAGCTGGGCGATGGCGTCACATGCAGTGACAGCAGCGATCTGAAGGACGAGGCCTACATCACCTGCAGGAACCAGGGCGCGGATCTCGCCGAGTTCACTTACGAGCGGGAACTCCCTGGATGCAGCGGCAGCGAGACGACAGGGGCCGTCTATGCGTGTTGCCCGGCGGCGGAGCCGCTGCCGTCGCCCACGTGCTGGACGACCAAGATCGACCACGGGGACGAGTGCCAGGCGCACTCGACGCTCGATGCAGAGGCCAGCGCCCTGTGCGGAGAGACGGGCCAGCAGATCTTCCACATCTGGCACAACTCCAGCGGCACGATCTGCCCCGAGGCGTACGACACGAGCGCGCTCCTCACCTGCTGCCCGTGAGCAGCGGTCGCGGGCCTGCCTGGCGGAGGGAGACCGGCAGGCAGGCCAGCGCGACGGCTCCTTTCGTCGACGCCGGCGATGGGTATCATGGCGCCCGCCCTGAACGCGCCCGCGCGCGGTGGAGTCGCTCCCATGCCCGATCCCTACATCTACCAGCGTGACATCGAGACGTACGGCCGCCTCACCGCGTCGCAGATCCAGAAGCTCGTCCTGCCGGTCGATGCGGGGTTCGGGAGCGCGCTGCGCACCGTCACGGCGCGCCTCGACGCCGCGACCGAGGCCCTGCGCAAGGCGACGCTGGACGCGACGGCCGCTCCTGGGTCTCCCGGCGCGTCCCGCGGATCGAGGGGCGCCCGGGCCAATCCGGTCGCTGCGGGCCGCGGCCTGCTGCGCCGCCTCGTGGAGCACGCCGCCTCGCGGCCCAACGGGGCCGCGCTGGCCCGAGAGCTCCTCCAGGGCCAGACGCTCGCCACCGTGCTGCGCCGCCGCCCCGCGGCGCTCGCCGCGGCGCTGACGCACGCGATCGAGGTGCTCGAGCAGCACGAGGGGCAGCTGCCCGAGCGCGAGGCGTGGACGGCCGACCTCGAGCGCTCCCGGGATGCCCTCGAGCCGCTCATCAGGAGCGTGCGCAAGACCCGGCTCGCGCGCCGCACGATGACCCCGGAGATGAAGGCCGCGCGCGACGAGTGGATCACCACCTACGGCGCGGCGAAGCTCCTCGTGGAGTGCGTGCTCCGGCTCCACGGCAAGACGTCGTTGATGCCGGAGATCTTCGGCGATCTCCCGCGCGCACCCCGCGCCGCCGCGGGGACGAGCGCAGCGCGACGCCCGCCGGCGAGCGCGTCTGCGCTCGCGTGACGATTCCACTGCTCACTCCGGAGCTTGACCCGCGCGGATATGAGGAAATAAAGAAGCGGTAGGCCCGAGGAGAGGGGTTCTCGGGGCGGGGCGGAGGCATAGGCGTTAACCAAGTTTCGCGCCGCGTTCTCCTACATACGAACGTTTACGTGGTCGTGAACGTTTACGTGGTCGTGGTCGTGGTCGTGAACGTTTACGTGGTCGTGGTCGTGGTCGTGGTCGTCAACGATAGGCCGTAAACGACCACGACCACGACCACGACCACGACCACGACCACGTAAACGTGAACGTAAACGTTCACGTTCACGTTCACGTTTACGTTTACGTTCGTGACCGATGGTGGGGGGAAGGGGGGGCGGGCTTCGCCCTCTGAGCGTGACCGCACAATCTCCTCGGGCCGGGCGGCCCGGAACACGCTCCTACGTACCGCCCCCGCCCCCGAGGTGCGTCCGGAAGAACCTCACGAGGTGCCCATACTGGAGCACCTGGTTGTCCCGCTTCTGCGCGCCGTGCCCTTCGTCGGCGAACAGGATGAGCTCGGACGGGATCTTCCTTGCCTCCAGCGCCTGCTGGATCTGCACCGACTCGCCTGCAGGGACCCGCGGATCCGACGCCCCCTGCACGATCAGCAGAGGCGCCTTCACCCGATCGAGGTACGTGATCGGCGAGAGCTTGAGCAACGCGTCCCGATCCTTCTCGGGATCGCCGTACTCGGAGATCCGGAGGATTCGCCGGTAAGGCGCCGTGTTCTGGAGGAACGTCACGAGGTTGCTCATGCCGACGACGGCGGCGCCCGCATCGTAGGCGCCGGCGAACATGGTCATGCCGATCAGCGCAGAATAGCCGCCGTAGCTGCCGCCGAAGATGCCGACCCTCGGCGGCCGGCCCTCGTGGCCGAAGCTCGCCTTGACGAACTTCGCGGCGTCCTCGATGTCCGTGATGACGTCGAGCCGCTTCGCGCCGTCGTCGGCGTGCAGCCATGTCTTGCCGTAACCGTCGCTCCCGCGGACGTTCGGCTCGACGAACACGAACCCCGCGTCCACGAAGAGCTGCGCCCGCGCGCTGAACCCAGCCCTCGCCTGGGCCTCCGGGCCGCCGTGGAAATGGACGATCACAGGACACGGCCGCTCGCACCGCGCAGGGCGCCGCACGAACATCGGGATCTGCGCGCCGTCGCGCGCGGGATAGGACTCCAGCGTGGTCGCCGAGAACGCGCCCGGCGCCATCTCGGGCATGCTCGGAGCGTGCCACTGCGAGAGCTTGCCAGTCGTCCAGTCGAGGACATGCGCCGTCGCCGGCGATGTCGAGGTCTCCAGGAGCAGCGTCGTGAACCGGCCGTCCCACGTCGTCGAGACCGGGGTCACGTGATCCGCCGCCGGGAGCGCAGGCAGCTTGATCTCGCGGTGCGACCTCGCGTCGAGCGCGCGGAGCCGCGTGTAGCCGCGCTCGTTCACCGTGTAGAGGATCCTCTTCCTCGCCCGATCGATGGAGAACGCGCTGACGTCGAACGGGATCTCCGGCGAGATCGGCGTGAGCTTCCCCGCCTTCCAGCTGTAGAGCCGGCGGTGCTCCCCGAGGCGCGGCGTGAGCACGAGGACCTCGCCGGGCGCGGCGCCGTACTTGGCCTCGTAGTCCTCGCGCTCGCCCTGCCCGAAGAGGGGAGTCGGCGCGTCGGCGCCCGGAGCGGCCTTCGCGCCGGGCGCCCACTCGAAGAGCTCGCTCATGTTGGAGCCCACGTCCTTCGCGAGCAGCAGGCGGCCGTCGCCCGCGGCGTCCACGGCGCGCCAGATGCCCTCGCGATCGAACACGACCTCTCGCTGCCTCGACGCGATGTCGTACCGGTAGATGACGTACGCGTCCTTCTTGACGTCGTTGGCCCGATAGTAAACGTGCCTCCCATCGTCGGAGACGAACTGGAGCTGCGTCTGCACGCCGGGCGCGTGCTGGATGGCGACGAGCGGGCCGCCCTTCGCGTCCTGCAGGTAGAGCCCTGGGTTCTCCTCGCCCTTGCGGTCGCGCGAGAGGACGAGGCGCGCGCCGTCCGGCGTGACGGCCTCGACCACGGTCGGATCCTCGCCGCCGGTGAGCTGCAGCGGGAAGCGCTGCGGCCCGTCGAGCCGGAAGACCTGCCTCGTCCCCGTGATCGTCCAGGTGAAGTAGAGCGCCTTGCCATCCGGCCCTAGGACGCCTCCGGAAGGAGCGCGCACGTCGAGCATGGCCTGGATGCGGCGCGAGACGTCGTCCGGGAGCGGAGGCGCCGCGTAGCGAGCCAGGATCTCCGGGGAGACGCTCGCCGCGCCGTGCCCCTCGTACCCGGGCCGCTCCGGCGCGGGCGCAGGCCGCGGCGGTCCGGCGGGCGAAGGCGGCGCTGGCGGCGCGGACGCGGCAGGCCGGGGCGCAGCCGCCGGGGGCCCCGGCGGGGCCGGCGCGCACGCCGCCGCGAGGGCGAGGGGGCCGAGCAAGCCGAGCAAGGAGCGCCGCGCGGCGCCGTGGCGCCCGCGCGGCGTCGAGGAGGACGACATGCGGCGCATTTCGCCGGAGCGGGCATACGCCGGCAAGGTCAAAGGCGGTGCGGCGCGGGCGGGGTCAAAGGCCGCGCGGCGCGAACAGGGTCAAAGGCGGTGCGGCGCGAACAGGGTCAAAGGCCGCGCGGCGCGGGCGAGGGCGCCGGCGCGGGCCCGCCTCAGTCGGGCTCGCCGGGGAGCTTCGCGCGGCCGAGGGCCGCCTCCGCCGCCGCCAGCTGCGCCGCGAGCTTCCTCAGCTCCTCGGCTTCCTCGCCCTGGAGCGAGATATTCGGGACGAGCGCGTTCAGGGCGCGGCGGTTGTACGCGAGCCCGAGCGGCGAGCCCTTCTCGAGGTTCATCACCATCGACTCGGCCAGCACCGCCAGCGCCTCCCGGTGCAGCCCCTTCGCCGAGAGCACCTCCGCGAGCGCGGCCGTCGAGCGGGCCAGGCCGAGGAGGTCGCCGTGCGCCTCCTCGGCCTCGATCGCCGCGGTCAGGCGCTGCGTGGCGCGGTCGAGGCGGCCGTTGCGGAGCTCCAGCCGGCCGATCGTCTCCCACACCCGGGCGAGCTCCCGGGTGTCGCCGAGCTGCTTGTAGGCGCGCTCCGCGGCGAGCGCGTGGTCGAGGCCCATCGACAGCGCGTCGGACTCGCGCCCGGGGCGGGCGGGGACGTGGAGCGGGATCCGCGCGAAGAGGTGGTCGGTCTCGGCGAGCTCGACGCGCGCCGATGGATCGACCCGGGCCCGCTCCTCGAAGGTCCGGCGCGACTCGATCAGGAGGTGCGTCGCGCGGACGGGATCGCCCATGCGCACGTGGACCGCCGCCTGATCGTTGAGCAGCCGGGCCGCGCCGAGCGCGTCCCCGGCGTCGAGCAGCAGGCGGCTCGCGATCGCGAGCTCCTCCAGCGCGCGCTCCAGCGATCGCGCGTCGCCCATGTCGTAACAGACGCCCGCGATGAGCGCGGCGACCTCGGCGTGCAGCTCCGGCGGGTCGCCCTGCGCGAGGAGCGCGCGCGCGGCGTCGAGCACCTCGAGCGCGCCCGAGAGCGTGCTGGCGGGGTCCGGGCCGGCGGCTTGCCACTGCGCCCGGGCGATGCCCGAGAGCGCGCCGATGCGGAGCCGGCGGCGCGCGGGCGTGGCCGGCATGCCGTCGAGC comes from Sorangium aterium and encodes:
- a CDS encoding S9 family peptidase, yielding MSSSSTPRGRHGAARRSLLGLLGPLALAAACAPAPPGPPAAAPRPAASAPPAPPSPAGPPRPAPAPERPGYEGHGAASVSPEILARYAAPPLPDDVSRRIQAMLDVRAPSGGVLGPDGKALYFTWTITGTRQVFRLDGPQRFPLQLTGGEDPTVVEAVTPDGARLVLSRDRKGEENPGLYLQDAKGGPLVAIQHAPGVQTQLQFVSDDGRHVYYRANDVKKDAYVIYRYDIASRQREVVFDREGIWRAVDAAGDGRLLLAKDVGSNMSELFEWAPGAKAAPGADAPTPLFGQGEREDYEAKYGAAPGEVLVLTPRLGEHRRLYSWKAGKLTPISPEIPFDVSAFSIDRARKRILYTVNERGYTRLRALDARSHREIKLPALPAADHVTPVSTTWDGRFTTLLLETSTSPATAHVLDWTTGKLSQWHAPSMPEMAPGAFSATTLESYPARDGAQIPMFVRRPARCERPCPVIVHFHGGPEAQARAGFSARAQLFVDAGFVFVEPNVRGSDGYGKTWLHADDGAKRLDVITDIEDAAKFVKASFGHEGRPPRVGIFGGSYGGYSALIGMTMFAGAYDAGAAVVGMSNLVTFLQNTAPYRRILRISEYGDPEKDRDALLKLSPITYLDRVKAPLLIVQGASDPRVPAGESVQIQQALEARKIPSELILFADEGHGAQKRDNQVLQYGHLVRFFRTHLGGGGGT